The following are from one region of the Pelagibius sp. CAU 1746 genome:
- the flgB gene encoding flagellar basal body rod protein FlgB, which yields MDGKPGIFGLLGKRMEWLGQRQKVLAQNIANADTPDYVPHDLKPQDFRRMVERNYQPTMKPDATQAGHIQTSSLKADGRGVEQKQRYETAPSGNAVILEEQLINVAQTQADYNAITNLYKKQVSMLKMALRGRMG from the coding sequence ATGGACGGGAAACCCGGAATCTTCGGCCTGCTCGGCAAGCGTATGGAATGGCTCGGCCAGCGCCAGAAGGTGCTGGCCCAGAACATTGCCAACGCCGACACGCCGGACTATGTGCCGCACGACCTGAAGCCGCAGGATTTCCGCCGCATGGTCGAGCGCAACTACCAGCCGACAATGAAGCCGGACGCGACACAGGCCGGACACATCCAGACCTCCAGCCTGAAAGCCGACGGCCGTGGCGTCGAACAGAAGCAGCGCTACGAGACCGCGCCTTCCGGCAACGCCGTGATCCTGGAAGAACAGCTTATCAACGTCGCCCAGACGCAGGCCGACTACAACGCGATCACCAATCTCTACAAGAAGCAGGTGTCGATGTTGAAGATGGCGCTGCGCGGGCGGATGGGTTGA
- a CDS encoding flagellar motor protein MotB yields MADQRGSAAPKTRDKPGRRPPEPAEGWHRVSGGILVYRGGQDTSQAWLLTFTDLAALMLTFFVLLFSMSTIKEESWQNLVDALAPRLPSLQEVTVALPTADKTADEVERVPGTDLDYLAAVLKEQMEANDALVGARVSREAESLVISMPGDLLFPPGAIELGDGGEKAVFALSGVLRNLRNVVEVAGHADPSQPQSLYPSNWELSLARAAAVSGRLTELGYQGSIVVRGYGAARYAEVDADLPAEERRARARRVDIVVHAYAGEVR; encoded by the coding sequence ATGGCCGACCAGCGCGGTTCCGCAGCGCCCAAGACGCGCGACAAGCCCGGCCGGCGCCCGCCCGAGCCGGCGGAGGGCTGGCACAGGGTCTCCGGCGGGATCCTCGTCTATCGCGGCGGCCAGGACACCTCTCAAGCCTGGCTGCTCACCTTCACCGACCTTGCGGCGCTGATGCTGACGTTCTTCGTGCTGCTGTTCTCGATGTCGACGATCAAGGAGGAGTCCTGGCAGAACCTGGTGGATGCCCTGGCGCCGCGTCTGCCCAGCCTGCAAGAGGTCACCGTCGCCCTGCCGACCGCCGACAAGACGGCCGACGAGGTGGAGCGGGTGCCGGGCACCGACCTGGACTATCTGGCCGCAGTGCTGAAGGAGCAGATGGAGGCCAACGATGCTCTCGTCGGGGCGCGGGTGAGCCGCGAGGCGGAGAGCCTCGTCATTTCCATGCCCGGCGACCTGTTGTTTCCGCCAGGGGCGATCGAACTGGGCGACGGCGGCGAGAAGGCCGTCTTCGCGCTCAGCGGGGTGCTGCGCAACCTGCGCAACGTCGTCGAGGTGGCGGGTCACGCCGACCCCAGCCAGCCGCAGAGCCTCTATCCTTCCAATTGGGAACTTTCGCTGGCCCGCGCGGCGGCGGTCTCCGGCCGCCTGACCGAGCTGGGCTATCAGGGCAGCATCGTCGTGCGCGGCTACGGCGCGGCCCGCTACGCAGAGGTCGACGCCGATCTGCCTGCCGAAGAGCGCAGGGCCCGGGCGCGCCGTGTCGACATCGTGGTCCACGCCTATGCCGGGGAGGTGCGCTGA
- a CDS encoding flagellar biosynthetic protein FliO → MDLGEYFRFFLALAFVLVLIAGLAALLRRSGFGERLAATPSSAGPRRLSLVEVRPLDAKHKLILVRRDDREHLVLLGATSDLLIESDIPAPPVRPAAAASPVQPGGSADTVGTQNLVTRLAGKLRRQTP, encoded by the coding sequence ATGGATCTCGGTGAGTACTTCCGCTTCTTTCTCGCGCTGGCCTTCGTGCTCGTGCTGATCGCCGGCTTGGCGGCCCTGCTGCGCCGCTCGGGCTTCGGCGAGCGCCTGGCCGCGACGCCGAGCAGCGCCGGCCCGCGCCGCCTCAGCCTGGTCGAGGTGCGCCCGCTGGACGCCAAGCACAAGCTCATCCTGGTGCGCCGCGACGACCGCGAGCACCTGGTCCTGCTGGGTGCGACCAGCGACCTGCTGATCGAAAGCGACATTCCGGCGCCGCCGGTTCGGCCCGCCGCGGCCGCATCGCCGGTCCAGCCCGGCGGCAGCGCCGATACCGTGGGGACGCAGAACCTGGTAACCCGCCTTGCCGGCAAGCTGCGGAGGCAAACGCCGTGA
- a CDS encoding LysE family translocator → MPPADLLISFFLASAAFACLPGTSMVYVAARTLASGRRAGWWSALGFHLAGLGHVAAAAFGVSALLSVMPAVFTAMKLIGASYLLWLGFTYLRGTPAPVRRAGKSKAPTARSALRDSAIVEATNPKTALFFLAFLPQFTDPEAAWPVWGQIVVLGVTVNAMFSLTDAVLIEASQAAAARLRSSATSLRLLRRLCGCLLIALGVELAWARPP, encoded by the coding sequence ATGCCGCCTGCAGACTTGCTGATCTCCTTCTTTCTGGCTTCGGCGGCCTTCGCCTGCCTGCCTGGAACGTCGATGGTTTACGTGGCGGCGCGAACGCTGGCGTCAGGCCGCAGGGCCGGCTGGTGGTCCGCGCTGGGTTTCCATCTCGCCGGCCTTGGGCATGTCGCGGCGGCGGCCTTTGGAGTCTCGGCCCTGCTTTCCGTGATGCCCGCAGTATTCACCGCAATGAAGCTGATCGGCGCATCCTACCTTCTCTGGCTTGGCTTCACCTACTTGAGGGGCACTCCCGCGCCAGTACGGCGGGCTGGCAAGTCAAAGGCGCCGACGGCGCGAAGCGCACTCCGCGACAGCGCCATCGTGGAAGCCACGAACCCCAAGACAGCTCTTTTCTTCCTCGCCTTCCTGCCGCAGTTCACGGACCCGGAGGCGGCATGGCCGGTCTGGGGACAGATCGTCGTCCTGGGTGTGACGGTGAATGCGATGTTCAGCCTGACGGATGCCGTCCTGATCGAAGCATCGCAAGCGGCCGCGGCCCGACTTCGCTCCTCCGCAACCTCGTTGAGGCTGCTCCGTCGGCTCTGCGGGTGCCTGCTCATTGCCCTTGGGGTGGAACTGGCCTGGGCGCGGCCCCCGTAA
- a CDS encoding response regulator → MSSVDMGMPILIVDDYKTMLRIIRNLLKQLGFNNVDEATDGSAALQKLRDKEYHLVISDWNMEPMSGMQLLTEVRADTKLKDLPFIMITAESKTENVIAAKEAGVSNYIVKPFNAATLKTKLAAVLGNF, encoded by the coding sequence ATGTCGTCTGTAGACATGGGTATGCCGATCCTTATCGTGGATGATTACAAGACCATGCTGCGGATCATTCGGAATTTGCTGAAGCAGTTGGGTTTCAACAACGTCGATGAAGCCACCGACGGCAGCGCCGCGCTGCAGAAGCTGCGCGACAAGGAATACCATCTGGTCATTTCCGACTGGAACATGGAACCGATGAGCGGCATGCAGCTGCTGACGGAAGTGCGCGCCGACACCAAGCTGAAGGATCTGCCCTTCATCATGATCACGGCCGAGAGCAAGACCGAGAACGTGATCGCGGCGAAGGAAGCCGGCGTGAGCAACTACATCGTCAAGCCGTTCAACGCAGCGACCTTGAAGACCAAGCTCGCCGCGGTCCTTGGAAACTTCTAA
- a CDS encoding protein phosphatase CheZ, with the protein MAQLQELHKTDGAIDPAEVVAIVESVIDSIEGDLTAVGLKVYADIEALARYINTARAEIAELRPDDINSEHLPAATDELTAIVGATEQATHQIFEAVEGIEALTEKMKPEVAEQVSAAVTSIFEACGFQDITGQRITKVVTALQQVESKVDALLHAFGDDIKCDAPRKAAEKKTTPSGAPARPDEDLLNGPQLPENAISQDDIDALFG; encoded by the coding sequence ATGGCGCAGCTCCAGGAACTGCATAAGACAGATGGGGCGATCGACCCCGCCGAAGTCGTCGCCATCGTCGAATCGGTTATCGACAGCATCGAGGGAGACCTCACGGCCGTCGGCTTGAAGGTCTATGCCGACATCGAGGCCCTGGCGCGCTACATCAACACCGCCCGCGCCGAGATTGCCGAGCTGCGGCCCGACGACATCAACTCCGAACATCTGCCCGCCGCCACGGACGAACTGACGGCCATCGTCGGCGCGACCGAACAGGCGACGCATCAGATCTTCGAAGCCGTCGAAGGCATCGAAGCCTTGACCGAGAAGATGAAGCCGGAGGTCGCCGAGCAGGTCTCGGCGGCGGTCACGTCGATCTTCGAGGCTTGCGGATTCCAGGACATCACGGGTCAGCGCATCACCAAGGTGGTCACCGCCCTGCAACAGGTCGAGTCCAAGGTTGATGCGCTGCTGCATGCTTTCGGCGACGACATCAAGTGCGATGCGCCGCGCAAGGCGGCAGAGAAGAAGACCACGCCGAGCGGTGCCCCCGCGCGTCCCGACGAGGATCTTCTGAACGGCCCGCAGCTGCCTGAGAACGCGATCAGCCAGGACGATATCGACGCGCTGTTCGGGTGA
- a CDS encoding MmgE/PrpD family protein — translation MPGDCIDFIHGLSHAAIPESARHAGRRLLLDTLGVAAAGSATRASRILRDHAARFYGGGTAGARLLFDGRRVAPQGAALAGAGTIDSLDAHDGHRLTKGHAGVAVLPALLAFCDELAPCSGAEFLTRLVLGYEIATRAGIALHASAADYHTSGAWNSLAAAALGARALGLSAAQTAHALGIAEYYGPRSRMMRVIEHPTMLKDGSAMGALAGVSAALLAADGFTGAPAEIVTDCVLAPIWADLGRRWVIEEQYIKAYPVCRWAQPAVEAVLSIRRSHDFDPASVARVTVHSFTEAVRLVTRRPQSTDEAQYSLPFPVAAALLRGRLGMAEIDGPGLADAPVLALSEAMVLVEEPDYCARFPAERWAHATVELADGRRIVSEPCPARGDPEAPFSDAEVAAKFDELAGPLLGGERSAALSAACWAIDRHPGSRALTDRLLAPVAAPQIAATGGAGASARPSGT, via the coding sequence ATGCCCGGTGACTGCATCGACTTCATTCATGGACTGAGCCACGCCGCCATTCCGGAAAGCGCGCGCCACGCGGGGCGCCGGCTGCTGCTCGACACCCTGGGCGTCGCAGCCGCCGGCAGCGCCACGCGGGCCAGCCGCATCCTGCGCGACCACGCCGCGCGCTTCTACGGCGGCGGCACGGCCGGCGCCCGCCTGCTCTTCGACGGCCGCCGGGTGGCTCCGCAAGGGGCGGCCCTGGCCGGAGCCGGCACCATCGATTCCCTCGACGCCCACGACGGGCATCGCCTGACCAAGGGCCACGCCGGGGTCGCCGTGCTCCCGGCGCTGCTCGCCTTCTGCGACGAGCTGGCACCCTGCAGCGGCGCGGAGTTCCTGACCCGCCTGGTGCTGGGCTACGAAATCGCGACCCGCGCCGGGATCGCGCTGCACGCCAGCGCGGCGGACTACCACACCTCCGGCGCCTGGAATTCACTGGCCGCCGCGGCGCTCGGCGCCCGCGCGCTGGGCCTCTCGGCGGCACAGACGGCCCACGCCCTGGGGATCGCCGAGTACTATGGGCCGCGCAGCCGGATGATGCGGGTCATCGAGCATCCCACGATGCTGAAGGACGGCTCAGCCATGGGGGCCCTGGCCGGAGTCAGCGCCGCCCTGCTGGCCGCCGACGGCTTCACCGGCGCCCCTGCGGAAATCGTGACGGACTGCGTTCTGGCGCCAATCTGGGCGGACCTCGGCCGGCGGTGGGTCATCGAAGAACAGTACATCAAGGCCTATCCGGTCTGCCGCTGGGCCCAGCCGGCGGTGGAGGCGGTTCTGTCGATCAGGCGGTCACACGATTTCGACCCAGCCTCGGTCGCGCGCGTGACGGTCCACAGCTTCACCGAGGCCGTCCGCCTGGTCACGCGGCGGCCTCAGAGCACCGACGAAGCCCAGTACTCCCTTCCCTTCCCGGTCGCAGCCGCGCTGCTGCGCGGCCGCCTGGGGATGGCCGAGATCGACGGGCCCGGCCTCGCGGACGCGCCGGTCCTGGCGCTCAGCGAGGCCATGGTGCTGGTGGAGGAGCCCGACTACTGCGCCCGCTTCCCGGCGGAACGCTGGGCCCACGCGACCGTCGAACTGGCGGACGGGCGCCGCATTGTCTCGGAGCCCTGCCCGGCCCGCGGCGACCCCGAGGCGCCCTTCAGCGACGCCGAAGTGGCCGCGAAGTTCGACGAGCTGGCTGGGCCGCTGCTGGGCGGAGAGAGATCCGCGGCGCTGAGTGCGGCGTGCTGGGCTATCGATCGCCATCCCGGCAGCCGCGCCCTCACCGACCGACTGCTCGCCCCTGTAGCGGCGCCGCAGATCGCAGCAACCGGGGGCGCCGGGGCTTCGGCCAGGCCAAGCGGAACATAG
- a CDS encoding 1-(5-phosphoribosyl)-5-[(5-phosphoribosylamino)methylideneamino] imidazole-4-carboxamide isomerase, with translation MIIYPDIEVQKGRCVNLRRGRAEEPIVYDIDPIEAARNFTAQGAEWIHVVDLDAVFNQGDNADVVQRIIEEAGCPVQVGGAIRSMERVRHWIDAGARRVVLATAAVKTPHLVKEAATCYPGRVVVSVDARGGHVVVEGWREATIFTPIEFARQFEDVALAAIIYTDIDRDDEQPDSSLSHVTELAAAIETPVIASGVVKSLEEISVLQHLPNISGAITSRALFGGAFTLAEALAIVAEPAPEPAPFL, from the coding sequence ATGATCATCTATCCGGACATCGAGGTGCAGAAGGGGCGCTGCGTGAACCTGCGGCGGGGGCGCGCCGAAGAGCCCATCGTCTACGACATCGATCCTATTGAGGCGGCCCGCAATTTCACCGCGCAAGGCGCGGAGTGGATCCACGTGGTCGATCTGGACGCCGTGTTCAACCAAGGCGACAACGCGGATGTCGTTCAGCGGATCATCGAAGAGGCCGGCTGCCCGGTACAGGTCGGCGGCGCGATCCGCTCCATGGAGCGGGTGCGTCACTGGATCGACGCCGGCGCCCGGCGGGTGGTCCTCGCCACCGCCGCCGTGAAGACCCCGCATCTGGTCAAGGAAGCCGCGACCTGCTATCCGGGCCGGGTGGTCGTCTCGGTGGACGCGCGCGGCGGCCACGTGGTGGTGGAAGGCTGGCGCGAGGCGACCATCTTCACGCCGATCGAGTTCGCACGCCAGTTCGAGGACGTGGCACTGGCGGCGATCATCTACACCGACATCGACCGCGACGACGAACAGCCGGACAGCAGCCTGTCCCACGTAACGGAGTTGGCCGCGGCCATCGAGACGCCGGTGATCGCCAGCGGCGTGGTGAAGTCGCTGGAGGAAATTTCGGTGCTGCAGCACCTCCCCAACATCTCCGGCGCGATCACCAGCCGTGCGCTCTTCGGCGGTGCCTTCACGCTGGCCGAGGCGCTGGCCATCGTCGCGGAGCCGGCGCCGGAGCCGGCACCGTTCCTTTAG
- a CDS encoding EscU/YscU/HrcU family type III secretion system export apparatus switch protein has translation MTQKPRPERSLAIALENVTPEAVEGLAGHAAGAAPRVTASGRGAVAEQILQIAFERGVKVRTDSDLAEILAAVEVESEIPLAALAGVAEILRYLYQTDTGQTDTGQTGTGQTDGRHGGQESDEEKQA, from the coding sequence GTGACGCAGAAACCCCGCCCCGAGCGCAGCCTCGCCATCGCGCTGGAGAACGTGACGCCGGAGGCCGTCGAGGGGCTGGCAGGCCACGCCGCCGGCGCCGCCCCCAGGGTCACGGCCAGCGGCCGCGGTGCCGTCGCCGAGCAGATCCTGCAGATCGCCTTCGAGCGCGGCGTGAAGGTGCGCACCGACAGCGATCTGGCCGAAATCCTGGCGGCGGTCGAGGTGGAGAGCGAGATCCCCCTGGCTGCGCTGGCCGGGGTCGCGGAGATCCTCCGCTACCTCTACCAGACCGACACCGGGCAGACCGACACCGGGCAGACCGGCACCGGGCAGACTGACGGCCGGCACGGCGGGCAAGAATCAGATGAGGAGAAGCAAGCGTGA
- the fliP gene encoding flagellar type III secretion system pore protein FliP (The bacterial flagellar biogenesis protein FliP forms a type III secretion system (T3SS)-type pore required for flagellar assembly.), with protein MKRFHSLAVLALLPAALLLLLPGEALAQALTFDLGAETAGTTTGRIIQLIVLITILSLAPSILVMMTSFTRIVVVLSFLRTAIGLQQTPPNSVVVSLALFLTAFVMMPTLEAVYDEALEPLIAEDITEFEALDRAQQPVRQFMLRHVRENDLRLFLDLTDTAEVEAPEATPMRALIPAFMISELRRAFEIGFLLFLPFLIIDMVVASILMSMGMMMLPPVMISLPFKLIFFVLVDGWYMVAGSLVQSYG; from the coding sequence GTGAAGCGCTTCCACTCCCTTGCCGTCCTCGCCCTCCTGCCGGCGGCGCTGCTGCTGCTCCTGCCCGGCGAGGCCCTGGCCCAGGCGCTGACCTTCGACCTGGGCGCCGAGACGGCGGGAACCACCACCGGACGCATCATCCAGCTCATTGTCCTCATCACGATCCTCAGCCTGGCGCCGTCGATCCTGGTGATGATGACCTCCTTCACCCGCATCGTCGTGGTGCTCTCCTTCCTGCGCACGGCCATTGGCCTGCAGCAGACACCGCCCAACTCCGTCGTGGTGAGCTTGGCGCTTTTCCTCACCGCCTTCGTCATGATGCCGACCCTAGAAGCGGTCTACGACGAGGCGTTGGAGCCGCTGATCGCCGAGGACATCACCGAGTTCGAGGCCCTGGACCGTGCCCAGCAACCGGTGCGCCAGTTCATGCTGCGCCATGTGCGCGAGAACGACCTGCGCCTCTTCCTCGATCTGACCGACACCGCCGAGGTCGAGGCGCCCGAGGCGACGCCGATGCGCGCCCTGATCCCCGCCTTTATGATCAGCGAGTTGCGCCGCGCCTTCGAAATCGGCTTCCTGTTGTTCCTGCCTTTCCTCATCATCGATATGGTCGTGGCCTCGATCCTCATGTCCATGGGCATGATGATGCTGCCGCCGGTCATGATCTCCCTGCCCTTCAAGCTGATCTTCTTCGTGCTGGTCGACGGCTGGTACATGGTCGCCGGCAGCCTGGTGCAGAGCTACGGCTAA
- the csrA gene encoding carbon storage regulator CsrA — translation MLYLTRKIGESVIINDNIEVTVVDIRGKSIKLGFTFPSDATVLRREIFERIQEENRAAAVGDDEALAEAIKGTAVPASPKSDSGGS, via the coding sequence ATGCTTTATCTGACACGCAAAATCGGCGAGTCCGTCATCATAAACGACAATATCGAGGTCACGGTGGTGGATATCCGCGGCAAGTCGATCAAGCTGGGATTTACCTTCCCAAGCGATGCGACGGTGCTGCGGCGCGAAATCTTCGAGCGTATCCAAGAGGAAAACAGGGCTGCTGCCGTAGGCGACGACGAGGCCCTGGCCGAAGCGATCAAGGGCACCGCCGTGCCGGCGTCGCCCAAAAGCGACAGCGGCGGCTCTTAA
- a CDS encoding flagellar motor protein MotB — MAGASSQKGYQKSSSHIVALLSLKILLLAFFILLNALSSFEEEKRSAVVDSVREAFQGVLPASVNLRRNPAALDVFKGAEEVIDELHQIFGAGLPIVEREDSPGSWTLQVDVPESELFSEDGRELLPVGAEILRLIAGVLGDPEAARAVYRLDLLYGVRGSNSGLDGHREALARAGVLVRELERQGLTSSRLSTGLLPSFAGQVRLYFTVQLDAPRPAGAAAGGGEN, encoded by the coding sequence ATGGCTGGTGCCTCATCTCAAAAGGGCTACCAGAAGAGCAGCAGCCATATTGTCGCCCTGCTGAGCCTGAAGATTCTGCTTCTGGCGTTCTTCATTCTTCTGAACGCACTGTCCAGCTTCGAGGAAGAAAAGCGCTCGGCCGTCGTCGACAGCGTGCGCGAGGCTTTCCAGGGCGTGTTGCCGGCTTCGGTCAACCTGCGGCGGAATCCGGCGGCCCTCGACGTCTTCAAGGGCGCCGAGGAGGTCATCGACGAGCTGCATCAGATCTTCGGGGCCGGCCTGCCCATCGTCGAGCGCGAAGACAGCCCCGGCAGTTGGACGCTGCAGGTGGACGTTCCGGAAAGCGAGCTCTTTTCCGAGGACGGAAGGGAATTGCTGCCCGTCGGTGCCGAGATTCTGCGTCTGATCGCCGGTGTGCTGGGCGACCCGGAGGCCGCAAGGGCGGTCTACCGCCTGGATCTCTTGTACGGCGTGCGGGGCAGCAACAGTGGTCTGGATGGCCACCGCGAGGCCCTGGCGCGTGCCGGCGTGCTGGTGCGCGAGCTGGAACGCCAGGGCTTGACGTCGTCGCGCCTGTCCACCGGGCTGCTGCCGTCCTTTGCGGGGCAGGTGCGCCTCTACTTTACCGTCCAGCTCGATGCGCCGCGGCCGGCTGGGGCGGCGGCGGGCGGCGGGGAGAACTGA